Proteins from one Triticum aestivum cultivar Chinese Spring chromosome 7A, IWGSC CS RefSeq v2.1, whole genome shotgun sequence genomic window:
- the LOC123153065 gene encoding uncharacterized protein yields MSKHEWLPNDKIHVLRITQFYNNGHKAEDGERASSSKQSPRVVCLPAVVALPRFAGARRACGVPGQGKERSSAAGRFFAAPARRGSVRNELYSRIGPHRHPHPDILPFDIVMCVRAGRYGRLIPLVVNLPHGRNGETLQIVLCLSRTPAYGRLRYPDVHAE; encoded by the exons ATGTCGAAACATGAATGGCTCCCCAACGACAAGATCCATGTACTTCGCATCACACAATTTTACAACAACGGG CACAAAGCAGAGGATGGCGAGCGGGCGAGCAGCAGCAAGCAGTCTCCCCGAGTGGTTTGCCTCCCCGCCGTCGTTGCGCTGCCTCGCTTCGCTGGTGCCAGGCGTGCGTGCGGCGTGCCGGGGCAGGGCAAGGAGAGAAGCAGTGCCGCCGGCCGGTTCTTCGCCGCGCCGGCGCGGAGGGGCAGCGTGAGGAACGAGCTGTACAGCCGCATCGGCCCCCACCGCCACCCCCACCCCGACATCCTCCCCTTCGACATCGTCATGTGCGTCCGAGCGGGCCGCTACGGGCGTTTGATCCCGCTCGTCGTCAACCTGCCCCACGGACGCAACGGCGAGACCCTCCAGATTGTCCTGTGCCTGTCCAGGACCCCTG CCTATGGTAGGCTGCGATACCCGGATGTCCACGCAGAGTAG